Within bacterium, the genomic segment CGCCTTCAGTTTGAATGCCAGACAGGTTCTGGATCAGAGATAAGATGCCGGCCGATTGCAATAGAGCTCCATTTGATTTCAGTTTCTTAATCTCATAGACCGAAAGCGAGTGTGGTTTTATTTTGACTTTAATCTGCAAATTGCTAAATTGACGGACGTATGAAGGCAGCTTGCACGCTCTGCGCAGCGATGTCCCCATGGTTGTGTCTGTCGCAGGATCTTGCATGAACGCTGTGCAGAGTTGGGCGGGTTGCTTTAGCAAAACCCTGGATCCTCCTGTGGGACGATCCAATCACCGAGATGCCGGCGCGATTGTGCTGGCTTGTATCTTAAGGTTGCTGTATGCAGTACAGAATATTAGGCCACACCGGTGTCAGGTTGCCGGCTATGGGATTGGGGTGCATGGGCATGAGCCATGCCTATGAGGGCCGGGATGATGAGGAATCGCTGGCGACGCTGGAGCGAGCCCTTGAGCTGGGCGTCACTTTTTGGGATACCGCTGATTTTTATGGCAATGGAGAGAACGAACGGCTGCTCGCCCGAGTGCTGCGCCATCTGCGGCAAGACCTTTTTCTTGCCACCAAGTTCGGCTTCAAGCCGACCCCTGAAAACCCTTTCAGTGTGGACGCCTCGCCGGCGCATATGAGAACCGCTGTGGAGGCGAGTTTGCGACGGCTTGCCATCGACACCATCGATTTGTATTACGCCCATCGCATCGATCCGAATGTTCCGGTGGAGGAAACGGTGGGCGCCATGAGCGATCTGGTGAAAGAGGGCAAGGTGCGGTACCTCGGCCTGTCCGAAGCGTCGGCCGATGCCCTGGGCAGAGCGTATACGGTGCATCCCATCGCTGCTCTACAGAGTGAATACTCTTTGCTGACGCGGGAGGTTGAAAAAGAGATCCTGCCGTTGTGCCGCAAATTGGGCATCGCTTTTATTCCGTTCAGCCCGCTGTCCCGAGGCCTGCTCACCCGTACCGTCGACCGCGCCTGCCTCGGTGAAAAGGACTTTCGCAAGACTCTACCCCGTTTTTCCGGCCCACACTGGGAGAACAACCGGCAGCTGGCTGATGCGTTGGCTGATCTGGCCGTTGCCAAACACTGCACGCCGGCGCAGTTGGGGCTGGCCTGGGTGCTGGCTCAGGGGGATGATATCATTCCCATTCCCGGAACCCGAAGAAGAAAACATTTGGAAGAGAATGTCGCCGCGTTGGATGTGGCGCTCACGTCCGAGGATTTTTCCGCCATCGAAGCGGTGCTGGCTCGTTTCCCTGATACCGGGCCGCGCTATGCCGGCGCCATGGCCAAGCTGGCGGCAAAATAGTCGCGCGTTTTGTTGGTGGTCCTTATTGAGAATTTGAAAGGGTCGTGTGGATTTGAAGGCCTCGATGATCATTCAACAAAGAGGTTCGTCATGCACTATCTGC encodes:
- a CDS encoding aldo/keto reductase yields the protein MQYRILGHTGVRLPAMGLGCMGMSHAYEGRDDEESLATLERALELGVTFWDTADFYGNGENERLLARVLRHLRQDLFLATKFGFKPTPENPFSVDASPAHMRTAVEASLRRLAIDTIDLYYAHRIDPNVPVEETVGAMSDLVKEGKVRYLGLSEASADALGRAYTVHPIAALQSEYSLLTREVEKEILPLCRKLGIAFIPFSPLSRGLLTRTVDRACLGEKDFRKTLPRFSGPHWENNRQLADALADLAVAKHCTPAQLGLAWVLAQGDDIIPIPGTRRRKHLEENVAALDVALTSEDFSAIEAVLARFPDTGPRYAGAMAKLAAK